In Ignavibacteria bacterium, the sequence ATCAAGATAAGTAAGCGGTTCATCGACAATTAGAATCTTTTCCGAGAGGTCATTTCTACAATCAAGCTGTACGAAGGCAAGTGCGATAATAACCTTTTGTTTTTCACCTCCGGAGAGTTCGAACAGCAGTTTATCCTTGAGGTTGACGATAGAAAGCATTTCGAGAGCATTACCAACGATTTCTTTTTCTTCGTTGTTAGTTCTGAAATCAGTAAATGATTTATACGGATACCTGCCGAGACACAGAAAATCAAAGACTCGAATATTCATATCGAAGAATTGAATTTGCTGCGGTATGAAAGACAGGTGCCGGGCGATACTTACTGAGGAAAGAGAATTAATGTTCTTTCCATTGAAAAGGATTTCCCCCTTATAATTTCCTATGATACCAGATAGAAGATTGACCAAGGTTGACTTCCCTGAACCATTCCTGCCAATAACGGCATAGAACTTTCCTTTGCTGATGCTAAGGTTAACATCGCTTAATATAAGTTTACCGTTTCCGTAAGAAAATGATACGGAATTCATAGACAGCAAAGGCAATGTCATAAGATTACTTTATATATTGAGAGTTCTTGTAATCATAAAACCACTGAAATTGACCTAAGCCCTTATCAGGGTCGAAATCGATGAAACAAACGCCTGATTTCTTAAACTGGAAGTTCGGTTCTTTCTTATCGGAAAGACCTTCAATAAGCAGAGAAATGAGAGGTTCATGTCCGACGAGAGCAATTGAATTAAAGACAGTGTTTCTCTTTAATAGTTGAGCAACTTTAGCCACAGAGCCGTTGAGGAGGAGTTCGTTTGCAACTTCCACATCATGCTTGTATTTAAGTGTAGATGCGAGAACTTCGGCAGTCTGGACGGCTCTAATCAAAGGGCTTGTAAAAATTTTATCTAAGTCCAATAAATAATCTTTAAGACTTTTAAAAACCGTAGTAGAGATTTTACGTCCTTTAGGAGTTATGTATCTTAATTCATCCGTACGGACTGATTCGGTTTCATAATCAATTGCTTCTGCGTGTCTAATCAAAAACAGTTTCATTTTTTAATATTTTAGTTTAGTATGTTAGTTAATTATGTGACTATCCACGGATTTAACACCGTTTAAATTCGTAAGCATAACTTCTGATATACTGTTATGCAATTTAATATCATTTATAGTTCTAACTCTAATGTAATTATCAGTCCAGCCCTCTATGTAATCGACACCATTAAAAGTAACGACTTTGTTTTCAAAGAGAACTTTCTGTTTAGTGTTCAAGTGTCTTGTGTAAAAATCATACTTCTTCTTCGCAGAAAGGTTTCTTAAAGTTTCACTTCTCTGCTTTCTTTTATTAATATCGACTTTACCGTCTAACGATACAGCCAGAGTGTTTTTGCGCTCAGAATAACTGAAAACATGCAGATAGCTGACTTTTAGTCCGTCGATGAAATCATAGGTGTTCCTGAAATTTTCATCTGTCTCGCCGGGAAAACCAATAATAACATCAACCCCAATTCCGAGACCCGGCAGTTCATTGTTTAGCTTTTCCACTAAGTCACTGAATAACTGTAAGTTATATCTTCTTTTCATAAGTTTCAAGATACGACTATCTCCACTCTGAAGCGGGATGTGAAAATGCTTACAGAACTTATCCGAGCTTTTCACGAGACTAATTACTTCGTCAGTGAGAAGATTCGGTTCAATAGAGCTTATGCGAATCCGCTCAATGCTTAGTTTATCTAGTTCGTAAAGGACATCAATAAGTTTTTTCGTTTTGTTGTTTTCGAAGTATTTATAATCGCCGGTATTAACACCGGTAAGTATTATTTCTTTGTAACCAGAATCAATAATCTTCTTTGCATTGTCAACAACTTCTTCCAATGGCAGACTACGCGAAACACCTCTTGCCATAGGAATAGTGCAGAAACTGCAATTATAGTCACAACCATCCTGAATTTTCAGAAAGGCACGTGTTCTTGAATCAGAGTCTGCAGAAAATGCACCTTTAATTTCGTCGTCTGCCTTGCCAACTTCCGAGACAAAGATACGCGGTTTATTCTCCTTGAAAATACATGAAATATCTTCGAGTTCGACATTATCAAGATATTCAAACAGCCGAAGCTTTTCCTTTGAACCGAGAATAAGGTCAACGCCTTCAATTTCTGCAATTTCCCCCGGCTGAAGCTGAGCATAGCAACCCGTAACAATAACATAAGTTTCCGGATTTTTGCGAAGAACACTCCTGATAATCTGCCTGCATTCTTTATCGGCATTATCCGTAACAGAACATGTATTTAGAACAAAAATATCAGATTCTTCGCCATAATTATGCAACTTCATACCCTTCAGCTCAAATTGTTTAGCCAGAGTAGAAGTTTCGCTATAGTTCAACTTACAACCGAGTGTATGTAAAGATACTCTCTTCATTAATAAATTTACAATTTTTCAATAGTATATTTAATGCAAAATATTTTGTATATCAAATCAGGAGATTAATTCCGGTTCACGGATGAGATTAATTCCGAATTTCAGAAAGACTTCACATTGAATTTTTTCTGAAAAGACGATTAAATCCTTCGTTGAACCGCCCTTATTAATCAATGCGAGAGAATGTTTTGAAGAAATCCCTATACCGTTTTCTAAAAAACCCTTATTAAATCCAGAATTTTCAATTAACCAGGCAGCGGAAACCTTGAATTGCTCCCCTGATTTAAAACAAACCGGCTGCAAATTCAATTCATTGCATTTGCTTAAAAACTCATTGTAAGAATCTTCATTAATAAGAGGATTGGTGAAGAAAGAGCCGCAGGAAATCGAGTTTTCATCGTTTTTATTGTAAATCATCGATTTAGCTGCTCTAATTTCAAGAACGGTAT encodes:
- a CDS encoding ABC transporter ATP-binding protein — encoded protein: MNSVSFSYGNGKLILSDVNLSISKGKFYAVIGRNGSGKSTLVNLLSGIIGNYKGEILFNGKNINSLSSVSIARHLSFIPQQIQFFDMNIRVFDFLCLGRYPYKSFTDFRTNNEEKEIVGNALEMLSIVNLKDKLLFELSGGEKQKVIIALAFVQLDCRNDLSEKILIVDEPLTYLDVNYQYDIFNVLAKLNKDKGLTVMTVIHDLNIALKYTDETILLEKGKIVSSGRTLDIITQESLEKYFRIKSQILNFENEFHINFIPN
- the sixA gene encoding phosphohistidine phosphatase SixA; amino-acid sequence: MKLFLIRHAEAIDYETESVRTDELRYITPKGRKISTTVFKSLKDYLLDLDKIFTSPLIRAVQTAEVLASTLKYKHDVEVANELLLNGSVAKVAQLLKRNTVFNSIALVGHEPLISLLIEGLSDKKEPNFQFKKSGVCFIDFDPDKGLGQFQWFYDYKNSQYIK
- the mtaB gene encoding tRNA (N(6)-L-threonylcarbamoyladenosine(37)-C(2))-methylthiotransferase MtaB encodes the protein MKRVSLHTLGCKLNYSETSTLAKQFELKGMKLHNYGEESDIFVLNTCSVTDNADKECRQIIRSVLRKNPETYVIVTGCYAQLQPGEIAEIEGVDLILGSKEKLRLFEYLDNVELEDISCIFKENKPRIFVSEVGKADDEIKGAFSADSDSRTRAFLKIQDGCDYNCSFCTIPMARGVSRSLPLEEVVDNAKKIIDSGYKEIILTGVNTGDYKYFENNKTKKLIDVLYELDKLSIERIRISSIEPNLLTDEVISLVKSSDKFCKHFHIPLQSGDSRILKLMKRRYNLQLFSDLVEKLNNELPGLGIGVDVIIGFPGETDENFRNTYDFIDGLKVSYLHVFSYSERKNTLAVSLDGKVDINKRKQRSETLRNLSAKKKYDFYTRHLNTKQKVLFENKVVTFNGVDYIEGWTDNYIRVRTINDIKLHNSISEVMLTNLNGVKSVDSHIIN